A region from the Sandaracinus amylolyticus genome encodes:
- a CDS encoding flavin monoamine oxidase family protein has product MQPFESDVIVVGAGFAGLSAARRLCAAGRRVAVLEARDRVGGRVYTETHHGTAIDLGGQWLGPTQDRALALAKELGLATHRQHVEGHNVLHFGGKRRLFRGTVPRVDAASLAAVGWVWFRLDQLAKEVPLDAPWEAKQASEWDATTLDTFLRTHAPTEGARKLLRYAMETVFAADPADLSLLHVLFYIRSGGGLDRLLSSENGAQQDRVVGGMQRLAEALAAKLPEGTLRLSTPVRAIEHDRDGVVVRSDDAAFSGSRVIVALPPMLAGRLRYAPAMPSARDQLTQRVPQGAVIKCIAIYERAWWREEGLSGHAITDLAPAHVQFDASAPEGTPGVLLGFIEGAAAREWSDRPRGERRDAVLACFARCFGVRAGLPVHYVDKSWTEDEWSRGCYAGYFPPGVWTSSGKALRAPIGRVHWAGTETATVWNGYIEGAIRSGERAAEEVLRSER; this is encoded by the coding sequence ATGCAGCCATTCGAGTCGGACGTCATCGTCGTCGGCGCGGGCTTCGCCGGGCTCTCCGCGGCGCGTCGTCTCTGCGCCGCGGGGCGTCGCGTCGCGGTGCTCGAGGCGCGCGATCGCGTCGGCGGTCGCGTCTACACCGAGACCCACCACGGCACCGCGATCGATCTCGGCGGGCAGTGGCTCGGGCCGACGCAGGATCGCGCGCTCGCGCTCGCGAAGGAGCTCGGCCTCGCGACCCATCGCCAGCACGTCGAGGGCCACAACGTGCTGCACTTCGGCGGCAAACGACGGCTCTTCCGCGGCACCGTCCCGCGCGTCGACGCGGCGTCGCTCGCCGCGGTCGGATGGGTGTGGTTCCGCCTCGATCAGCTCGCGAAGGAAGTGCCGCTCGACGCGCCCTGGGAGGCGAAACAAGCGAGCGAGTGGGACGCGACGACGCTCGACACGTTCCTCCGCACCCACGCGCCGACCGAGGGCGCGCGCAAGCTGCTGCGCTACGCGATGGAGACCGTGTTCGCGGCGGATCCCGCGGACCTGTCGCTGCTGCACGTGCTCTTCTACATCCGCTCGGGCGGTGGGCTCGATCGGCTGCTCTCGAGCGAGAACGGCGCGCAGCAGGATCGCGTGGTGGGTGGCATGCAGCGCCTCGCGGAGGCGCTCGCCGCGAAGCTGCCCGAGGGCACGCTGCGCCTGTCGACGCCGGTGCGCGCGATCGAGCACGACCGCGACGGTGTCGTGGTGCGCAGCGACGACGCGGCGTTCTCGGGCTCGCGCGTGATCGTGGCGCTGCCGCCGATGCTCGCGGGGCGACTGCGGTATGCGCCAGCGATGCCGAGCGCGCGTGATCAGCTGACGCAGCGCGTGCCCCAGGGCGCGGTGATCAAGTGCATCGCGATCTACGAGCGCGCGTGGTGGCGCGAGGAAGGTCTGTCGGGCCACGCGATCACCGATCTCGCGCCCGCGCACGTGCAGTTCGACGCGTCGGCGCCCGAGGGCACGCCGGGCGTGCTGCTCGGGTTCATCGAGGGCGCAGCGGCGCGCGAGTGGAGCGATCGACCGCGCGGCGAGCGACGCGACGCGGTGCTCGCGTGTTTCGCGCGCTGCTTCGGAGTGCGCGCGGGGCTGCCCGTGCACTACGTCGACAAGAGCTGGACCGAGGACGAGTGGAGCCGCGGGTGTTACGCGGGGTACTTCCCGCCCGGCGTGTGGACGAGCTCGGGCAAGGCGCTGCGCGCGCCGATCGGACGGGTGCACTGGGCGGGCACCGAGACCGCGACGGTGTGGAACGGGTACATCGAAGGCGCGATTCGATCGGGCGAGCGGGCGGCGGAGGAAGTTCTCCGCAGCGAGCGGTGA
- a CDS encoding ornithine cyclodeaminase family protein — protein sequence MKSRRTLVLTRREVESVATMPMAVSAVEEAFAAHGRGEARMPPKVYLDLPEHDGDFRAMPSALAHVAGVKWVNSHPQNPARHGLPSVMGVYVLSDPETALPLAILDATWLTALRTGAAAAVASKHLASGAPRTVGFVGSGVQARTMLAAHRVVFGESFEPLFSDRVPALAEGLARELGGRAVSVEEACRADVVNTSTPSRTPVVKRAWLAASAHVNAMGADGPGKQELDPDILDAAQVVIDEPHQAEHSGEINVAIHDGRYALSKVAGTLGEVIVGAATIDRGALTVFDSTGLAIQDVALAWRIVEAARAKSVGVELDLVGVG from the coding sequence ATGAAGAGCCGACGCACCCTGGTCCTCACGCGCCGCGAGGTGGAATCGGTCGCGACGATGCCGATGGCCGTGAGCGCCGTCGAAGAGGCGTTCGCCGCGCACGGTCGCGGCGAGGCGCGAATGCCGCCGAAGGTCTACCTCGACCTGCCCGAGCACGACGGCGACTTCCGCGCGATGCCCTCCGCGCTCGCGCACGTCGCCGGCGTGAAGTGGGTCAACAGCCACCCCCAGAACCCCGCGCGCCACGGCCTGCCCTCGGTGATGGGCGTGTACGTGCTCTCCGATCCCGAGACCGCGCTCCCGCTCGCGATCCTCGACGCGACGTGGCTCACCGCGCTGCGCACCGGCGCCGCCGCGGCGGTCGCGTCGAAGCACCTCGCGTCGGGCGCGCCGCGCACCGTCGGCTTCGTCGGCTCGGGCGTGCAGGCGCGCACGATGCTCGCGGCGCATCGTGTGGTGTTCGGCGAGTCGTTCGAGCCGCTCTTCTCGGATCGTGTGCCCGCGCTCGCCGAGGGCCTCGCGCGCGAGCTCGGCGGCCGGGCGGTGAGCGTCGAAGAGGCGTGCCGCGCCGACGTCGTGAACACCTCGACGCCCTCGCGCACGCCGGTCGTCAAGCGCGCGTGGCTCGCCGCGAGCGCGCACGTGAACGCGATGGGCGCCGACGGCCCCGGCAAGCAGGAGCTCGATCCCGACATCCTCGACGCCGCGCAGGTCGTGATCGACGAGCCCCACCAGGCCGAGCACTCGGGCGAGATCAACGTGGCGATCCACGACGGGCGCTACGCGCTCTCGAAGGTCGCGGGCACGCTCGGCGAGGTGATCGTCGGCGCGGCGACGATCGATCGCGGCGCGCTCACCGTGTTCGACTCGACGGGCCTCGCCATCCAGGACGTCGCGCTCGCGTGGCGCATCGTCGAGGCGGCGCGCGCGAAGAGCGTCGGCGTCGAGCTCGATCTCGTCGGCGTGGGGTGA
- a CDS encoding 6-phosphofructokinase yields the protein MTEPTNPFLRPSRVPRGERRLLCVFDGGNAPGYSSVAVALTEEGTRRGFEVWAATEGFRSLTNDATHELRFERMVVSRRERYELLAQNIPARSMGRRVQDAGSDFRSERYLGFHDRATRDLAAQTFRAQGFTHLVCVGGNGTFEGCKAWLQSFGDERPPTAFVNVSIDNDVGGDRAIGFLTGVEAGAEIARGLYEDSYTHKRIYLLEMMGNRSGRHALNCGVAARAHLIVLPFFSFPDEVLREIAEGLSKAEHALVVVAEGYEAERRKRDLPGVSASAFFKVQLEQYGLRDLPDRRVIAEPFSRHIRGVRPGFADVSAAYLKATMLFEAFDEGRTEVMPFVLAAHDVGVRSFETITREDRVERAFLPLLDRFGMPKLRTWVRDHFTTSEQIL from the coding sequence ATGACCGAGCCGACCAATCCCTTCCTCCGCCCGTCGCGCGTTCCGCGCGGCGAGCGTCGCCTGCTCTGCGTGTTCGACGGCGGCAACGCGCCCGGATACTCGTCGGTCGCGGTCGCGCTGACCGAAGAAGGAACGCGGCGCGGCTTCGAGGTGTGGGCGGCGACCGAGGGGTTCCGCTCGCTCACGAACGACGCGACCCACGAGCTGCGCTTCGAGCGCATGGTGGTGTCGCGGCGCGAGCGCTACGAGCTGCTCGCGCAGAACATCCCGGCGCGCTCGATGGGGCGACGCGTGCAGGACGCGGGCAGCGACTTCCGCTCGGAGCGCTACCTCGGGTTCCACGATCGCGCGACGCGCGACCTCGCGGCGCAGACGTTCCGCGCGCAGGGCTTCACGCACCTCGTGTGCGTCGGCGGCAACGGCACGTTCGAGGGCTGCAAGGCGTGGCTCCAGTCGTTCGGCGACGAGCGCCCGCCGACGGCGTTCGTGAACGTGTCGATCGACAACGACGTCGGCGGCGATCGGGCGATCGGGTTCCTCACCGGCGTCGAGGCGGGCGCGGAGATCGCGCGCGGCCTCTACGAGGACAGCTACACGCACAAGCGGATCTACTTGCTCGAGATGATGGGCAACCGCTCGGGGCGTCACGCGCTGAACTGCGGCGTCGCGGCGCGCGCGCACCTGATCGTGCTGCCGTTCTTCTCGTTCCCCGACGAGGTGCTGCGCGAGATCGCGGAGGGGCTCTCGAAGGCGGAGCACGCGCTCGTGGTGGTCGCCGAGGGCTACGAGGCCGAGCGCCGGAAGCGCGACCTGCCGGGCGTGAGCGCGAGCGCGTTCTTCAAGGTGCAGCTCGAGCAGTACGGGCTGCGCGACCTGCCGGATCGGCGCGTGATCGCGGAGCCGTTCAGCCGTCACATCCGCGGCGTGCGCCCGGGCTTCGCCGACGTGTCCGCCGCGTACCTGAAGGCGACGATGCTGTTCGAGGCGTTCGACGAAGGGCGCACCGAGGTGATGCCGTTCGTGCTCGCGGCGCACGACGTCGGCGTGCGCAGCTTCGAGACGATCACGCGCGAGGATCGCGTCGAGCGCGCGTTCCTGCCGCTGCTCGATCGCTTCGGGATGCCGAAGCTGCGCACGTGGGTGAGGGATCACTTCACGACGAGCGAGCAGATCCTCTGA
- a CDS encoding FG-GAP-like repeat-containing protein, with protein sequence MKRAIRRIAVGLVLALGLPQTTAAQVRRDAMVQAPEVRRPGRGSVAGAYAAVGFDPETLSRGTIDVAGPFEAPDERGAPLVPIFPTYAPDRGLSEWGVGWSASFAIRRHRDRGDLDFATDDFASPWGVLVQGDDGAYYPRGMAARVRVTREPDRWSAVLEDGTRITFRDADAIRTSRGIYQWSVSEAVTPLGDRTTWEYAARSDQAKRPYVQRVTYGGRESTPQVEVRFDYDGTIGARHVDYASGVGVALDRRVREVRVSTWDPASASYLLRHRYELGYEESPAGVAFYLSRAQRFFASGEPDSPRTFTYRFGEQDAAEATLAEASVLDSYLEAWGVTALMPDVSSYVDVDRDGRTDLENRYDHELARHTDAGLEYETLPRDGTEDPECRPVPSLDNQPRLLARIDGEQRVLRTTAVGDVTRVTMCDRQGHRLSRVSVSGAGWTLGARTRLVDVDRDRRPDLVRVTSSGYEVMRNTGDASALSFAAVTRGTLTIPSPVDTLWVQDVNGDGIADLVGRTASALQVWPGLGGRRFAASGTRLQVRRASGEVISDLRPYQIAFLDANRDGLIDVLLSSGSTLRLYTHRGDRFSEQSVPALATVAFDVGYPVAVDLEGRGEEQALVSRRVDGANHAYAVTLTSPRAGLMVRADDGRGGAIELDYVRAPAIPGMTVRPPLLARVTTHDAGADSVTSHYDYDDPVFHSVSEGLVGYRLVRRASATSLGEIEFHHDDDVSGLVVATRTLDTLTADLPAGLHRFTEHVYEDALVRAVRTMREVRVRGGLRDAEGHEALGAVRDVIAWSEDGLCPEHVRTTGEHGTLEIVHTRAEVAALAGALHCEIATETEIGTHPARAALDFRYDARLVRNGVGQIERVEMLSGGEAHVLQQSTYDALHRLVSLTTPGRGTTTVAYAPGTGEMLEVVGADGVRGRVEERDARSGAMTRIAFDRGPGGELREHWRYDGMERLASRWDSVGAGSEAMPEEAISYAWASSTHPGSIVTRTLVDASAGTYAESAELFTAAGRAIAGLSRLESGWAVGDVTIETREQARTDVYRRAPIAVTGAGEIAFATLFDEASRDWVATTTSSVLGHTPGEEQLVRDGVTRRLATAVGLANGHLVHATYENGALFSTRELDAEGRVIAVTDGGGARAEIAYDALGRVVGVLLPDGTTRQTARFDAQGRPSEVAHDGVGSVRLVYQGAGDLVAERSWHAPDGTRVRSARYAYDAAGREIERTNVRASDGAEETFRFLYDGERPDGGVIPGQRGRRTSVIGPTFARWDRFLPDGSIAKSELVIDGGWRTIRLDYTHFEDGAIRSVDRLITDAAGAVLSSMRRTTQRDALGRIERVVLSSPDGTNARTLYALSYDDQGRLSHATIGSGDLFVPEYDPPTRTRVGYTHDTSDVTLTSREERDARGLVTTQHVELESASSSTSYDRALSYDARRFLRGSTGGGTTTAYAFDATGAMASAQDVSGARAFVRSGDVLQAGGVTYRLDGMGRVIARDDLAITYGPNGDVERAERGDRVWTYAYDETGQRLLKRENGVITMATLPGGVFLVGSDVVEPVIAGGHTVGLLVNGALRPLATDTRGTVIADGDGHAIDVSPFGVRSSHDALAAVIEYASSGYDADLQTVRMGVRDYDPYLGRFRTPDPLYMEEIDRCASSPTQCQLFAYVSNDPLSYVDPSGLEERPAGAQPINTTSYIESYEESTRAMVDGVVDGYNGNRPLIEASRHYFLFESWDWDTSTYMRPLYSTDRTYLTMLTRFALAPVGNPALREAELSFDRTARLLYTVDSAGPWQDNSTAHTANASTQTQDSVGTTRSNTTTHANEGSVGAAVGAPGGPSASFGAKSSVSSSDTSTHQTSRMVQTGSGNTTASTFPTQMRVSEVRLWMEIVDNHGNRNYYQLGRATLIDSRVRR encoded by the coding sequence ATGAAACGAGCGATCCGGAGGATCGCGGTCGGGCTCGTGCTCGCGCTCGGACTGCCCCAGACGACGGCGGCGCAAGTGCGTCGTGACGCGATGGTGCAGGCACCCGAGGTGCGCCGGCCCGGTCGCGGGAGCGTCGCGGGAGCGTACGCGGCCGTGGGCTTCGACCCCGAGACCTTGAGCCGAGGCACGATCGACGTCGCGGGGCCGTTCGAGGCGCCCGACGAGCGCGGCGCTCCGCTCGTGCCGATCTTCCCCACCTACGCGCCCGATCGCGGGCTCTCGGAGTGGGGCGTCGGATGGAGCGCGTCGTTCGCGATCCGAAGGCACCGCGATCGCGGCGACCTCGACTTCGCGACCGACGACTTCGCGAGCCCGTGGGGCGTGCTCGTGCAGGGCGACGACGGCGCGTACTACCCGCGCGGCATGGCGGCGCGCGTGCGCGTGACCCGCGAGCCCGATCGCTGGAGCGCGGTGCTCGAGGACGGCACGCGCATCACGTTCCGCGACGCCGACGCGATCCGCACGTCGCGCGGCATCTACCAGTGGTCGGTCTCGGAGGCGGTCACGCCGCTCGGGGATCGCACCACGTGGGAGTACGCGGCGCGCAGCGATCAGGCGAAGCGCCCGTACGTGCAGCGCGTGACCTACGGCGGGCGCGAGAGCACGCCGCAGGTCGAGGTGCGCTTCGACTACGACGGCACGATCGGCGCGCGCCACGTCGACTACGCGTCGGGCGTCGGCGTCGCGCTCGACCGCCGCGTGCGCGAAGTGCGCGTTTCCACTTGGGATCCGGCGAGCGCGAGCTATCTGCTGCGCCATCGCTACGAGCTCGGGTACGAGGAGAGCCCCGCGGGCGTCGCGTTCTATCTATCCCGCGCGCAGCGCTTCTTCGCGTCGGGCGAGCCGGACTCGCCGCGCACGTTCACCTATCGCTTCGGCGAGCAGGACGCGGCCGAGGCGACGCTCGCCGAGGCGAGCGTGCTCGACTCGTACCTCGAGGCCTGGGGCGTGACCGCGCTGATGCCCGACGTCTCGAGCTACGTCGACGTCGATCGCGACGGTCGCACCGACCTCGAGAACCGCTACGACCACGAGCTCGCGCGGCACACCGACGCGGGGCTGGAGTACGAGACGCTCCCGCGCGACGGCACCGAGGACCCCGAGTGCCGCCCCGTGCCGAGCCTCGACAACCAGCCGCGCCTGCTCGCGCGCATCGACGGCGAGCAGCGCGTGCTGCGGACCACGGCGGTCGGCGACGTGACGCGCGTGACGATGTGCGATCGCCAGGGCCACCGGCTCTCGCGCGTGAGCGTGAGCGGCGCGGGATGGACGCTCGGCGCGCGCACGCGGCTCGTCGACGTCGATCGCGATCGCCGCCCCGATCTCGTGCGCGTCACGTCGAGCGGCTACGAGGTGATGCGCAACACCGGCGACGCGAGCGCGCTGAGCTTCGCGGCGGTGACGCGCGGCACGCTCACGATCCCGTCGCCCGTCGACACGCTCTGGGTGCAGGACGTGAACGGCGACGGCATCGCCGATCTCGTCGGGCGCACCGCGTCCGCGCTGCAGGTGTGGCCGGGGCTCGGTGGCCGTCGCTTCGCGGCGAGCGGCACGCGCCTGCAGGTGCGTCGCGCGTCGGGCGAGGTGATCAGCGACCTGCGCCCGTACCAGATCGCGTTCCTCGACGCGAACCGCGACGGGCTCATCGACGTGCTGCTCTCGTCGGGCTCGACGCTGCGGCTCTACACGCATCGCGGGGATCGCTTCTCCGAGCAGAGCGTGCCCGCGCTCGCGACGGTCGCGTTCGACGTCGGCTATCCGGTCGCGGTCGATCTCGAGGGCCGCGGAGAAGAGCAGGCGCTCGTCTCGCGGCGCGTCGACGGAGCGAACCACGCGTACGCGGTGACGCTCACGTCGCCGCGGGCAGGTCTCATGGTCCGCGCCGACGACGGACGCGGCGGCGCGATCGAGCTCGACTACGTGCGCGCGCCCGCGATCCCCGGGATGACTGTGCGGCCGCCGCTGCTCGCGCGCGTGACGACGCACGACGCGGGCGCGGACTCGGTCACGAGCCACTACGACTACGACGATCCGGTGTTCCACTCGGTCTCCGAGGGCCTCGTCGGATATCGCCTGGTGCGCCGCGCGAGCGCGACGTCGCTCGGCGAGATCGAGTTCCATCACGACGACGACGTGAGCGGGCTCGTGGTCGCGACGCGCACGCTCGACACGCTCACGGCCGACCTCCCGGCGGGCCTGCATCGCTTCACCGAGCACGTCTACGAGGACGCGCTCGTGCGCGCGGTGCGCACGATGCGCGAGGTGCGCGTGCGCGGCGGTCTGCGCGACGCGGAGGGCCACGAGGCGCTCGGCGCGGTGCGCGACGTGATCGCGTGGAGCGAGGACGGCCTGTGCCCCGAGCACGTCCGCACCACGGGTGAGCACGGCACGCTCGAGATCGTGCACACGCGCGCCGAGGTCGCAGCGCTCGCGGGCGCGCTGCACTGCGAGATCGCGACCGAGACCGAGATCGGCACGCATCCGGCGCGCGCGGCGCTCGACTTCCGCTACGACGCGCGCCTCGTGCGCAACGGCGTGGGTCAGATCGAGCGCGTCGAGATGCTCTCCGGCGGCGAGGCGCACGTGCTTCAGCAGAGCACGTACGACGCGCTGCACCGGCTCGTGTCGCTCACGACGCCCGGGCGCGGCACGACGACCGTCGCGTACGCGCCGGGGACCGGCGAGATGCTCGAGGTCGTGGGCGCGGACGGAGTGCGCGGGCGCGTGGAGGAGCGCGACGCGCGCAGCGGCGCGATGACGCGCATCGCGTTCGATCGCGGGCCGGGCGGCGAGCTGCGCGAGCACTGGCGCTATGACGGCATGGAGCGGCTCGCGTCGCGCTGGGACAGCGTCGGAGCGGGCTCGGAGGCGATGCCCGAGGAGGCGATCTCGTACGCCTGGGCGTCGTCCACGCACCCCGGATCGATCGTCACGCGCACGCTCGTGGACGCGAGCGCCGGAACGTACGCGGAGAGCGCGGAGCTCTTCACCGCGGCGGGGCGCGCGATCGCGGGCCTCTCGCGGCTCGAGAGCGGGTGGGCGGTCGGTGACGTGACGATCGAGACGCGCGAGCAGGCGCGCACCGACGTCTATCGCCGCGCTCCGATCGCGGTCACGGGCGCGGGCGAGATCGCCTTCGCGACCCTCTTCGACGAGGCGAGCCGCGACTGGGTCGCGACGACGACGAGCTCGGTGCTCGGCCACACGCCGGGCGAGGAGCAGCTCGTGCGGGACGGCGTCACGCGCCGTCTCGCGACCGCGGTCGGTCTCGCGAACGGCCACCTCGTCCACGCGACGTACGAGAACGGCGCGCTCTTCTCGACGCGCGAGCTCGACGCCGAGGGCCGCGTGATCGCCGTGACCGACGGCGGCGGTGCGCGCGCGGAGATCGCGTACGACGCGCTCGGTCGCGTGGTGGGCGTGCTGCTGCCCGACGGCACGACCCGCCAGACCGCGCGCTTCGACGCACAGGGCCGTCCGAGCGAGGTCGCGCACGACGGCGTCGGCTCGGTACGCCTCGTGTACCAGGGCGCGGGGGATCTCGTCGCGGAGCGGAGCTGGCACGCGCCCGACGGCACGCGCGTGCGCAGCGCGCGGTACGCGTACGACGCCGCGGGCCGCGAGATCGAGCGCACGAACGTGCGCGCGTCGGACGGCGCCGAGGAGACGTTCCGCTTCCTCTACGACGGCGAGCGTCCCGACGGCGGCGTGATCCCCGGCCAGCGCGGTCGTCGCACGTCGGTGATCGGCCCGACGTTCGCGCGCTGGGATCGCTTCCTCCCCGACGGCAGCATCGCGAAGAGCGAGCTCGTGATCGACGGCGGGTGGCGCACGATCCGGCTCGACTACACGCATTTCGAGGACGGCGCGATCCGCAGCGTCGATCGCCTGATCACCGACGCCGCGGGCGCGGTGCTCTCCTCGATGCGTCGCACCACGCAGCGCGACGCGCTCGGTCGCATCGAGCGCGTGGTGCTCTCGAGCCCCGACGGCACGAACGCGCGCACGCTCTACGCGCTGTCGTACGACGATCAGGGGCGCCTCTCGCACGCGACGATCGGCTCGGGCGATCTCTTCGTGCCCGAGTACGACCCGCCGACGCGCACGCGCGTCGGCTACACCCACGACACGTCGGACGTGACGCTCACGTCGCGCGAGGAGCGTGACGCGCGCGGCCTCGTGACCACGCAGCACGTCGAGCTCGAGTCGGCGTCGTCGAGCACGAGCTACGATCGCGCGCTCTCGTACGACGCGCGTCGGTTCCTCCGCGGCTCGACGGGCGGCGGCACCACGACGGCCTACGCGTTCGACGCGACCGGCGCGATGGCGAGCGCGCAGGACGTCTCGGGCGCGCGTGCATTCGTGCGCAGCGGCGACGTGCTGCAGGCGGGCGGCGTCACCTACCGGCTCGACGGGATGGGCCGTGTGATCGCGCGAGACGATCTCGCGATCACGTACGGTCCGAACGGCGACGTCGAGCGCGCCGAGCGCGGTGATCGCGTCTGGACGTACGCCTACGACGAGACCGGGCAGCGCCTGCTCAAGCGCGAGAACGGCGTGATCACGATGGCGACGCTGCCGGGCGGCGTGTTCCTCGTGGGCAGCGACGTCGTCGAGCCGGTGATCGCGGGCGGGCACACCGTGGGCTTGCTCGTGAACGGCGCGCTGCGACCGCTCGCGACCGACACCCGCGGCACGGTGATCGCGGACGGCGACGGCCACGCGATCGACGTCTCGCCGTTCGGCGTGCGCAGCTCGCACGACGCGCTCGCGGCGGTGATCGAGTACGCGTCGAGCGGCTACGACGCGGATCTCCAGACCGTGCGCATGGGCGTGCGCGACTACGATCCCTACCTCGGTCGCTTCCGCACGCCGGACCCGCTCTACATGGAGGAGATCGATCGCTGCGCGTCGAGCCCCACGCAGTGTCAGCTCTTCGCGTACGTGAGCAACGATCCGCTCTCCTACGTCGACCCGAGCGGGCTCGAGGAGCGACCCGCGGGCGCCCAGCCGATCAACACGACGAGCTACATCGAGAGCTACGAAGAGTCCACGCGCGCCATGGTCGACGGGGTGGTGGACGGCTACAACGGCAACCGTCCGCTCATCGAGGCGTCGAGACACTACTTCCTCTTCGAGAGCTGGGACTGGGACACG